GATCAGGCGGATTCCGTCCGGATTCGCCGGCAGGCTTTTGGGGCAATCCGGGTTCGAGCAGACGTTGTCGTGGTGGTACTCCAACCCGCTCATCCTCGACGGCTCGGAATTCCGCCGCGACACGGGATTCGTTCACACTTACCAGCTAAGGCAAAGCATCGCGGACGCCTGGCAATGGTATTCGAACCGACGGCCGGAGGACGTGTACGGAATTGCATGACAAACAACGGCGCGGATTTTCAAACTCCGGGTATTAATTCCGGTAGGCGGGTTTCACCGGCCTGCCGTTTACGAACAACAGCCGGCGCGATGCCGGAAGGGAGAAAGCAATGTCCTATCATTTTTCCAAGACAACTTCGCTGGGATTCGACGACGCGGTCGCGCGCGCGACGGAAGTTTTGAAATCGCACGGATTCGGCGTTTTGACCGAAATAGACGTGAAGGAAACGCTGAAAAAGAAAATCAACGCGGATTTCCGCAGGTACAAAATACTCGGCGCCTGCAATCCGGCGTTTGCCCACAAAGCGCTTCAGGCCGAGCCGCGGATTGGTCTTATGCTTCCATGCAACGTGGTCGTGCAGGAGTTGGATTCGGGCGATGTGGAGGTTTCGGCGATAGATCCGATCGCTTCAATGGCGGCGGTT
The window above is part of the bacterium genome. Proteins encoded here:
- a CDS encoding DUF302 domain-containing protein encodes the protein MSYHFSKTTSLGFDDAVARATEVLKSHGFGVLTEIDVKETLKKKINADFRRYKILGACNPAFAHKALQAEPRIGLMLPCNVVVQELDSGDVEVSAIDPIASMAAVQNPALGEIAGEVRGMLVRVIEEI